The Fortiea contorta PCC 7126 genome has a segment encoding these proteins:
- the bchE gene encoding magnesium-protoporphyrin IX monomethyl ester anaerobic oxidative cyclase, whose amino-acid sequence MRIMMIQPNYHSGGAEIAGNWPPSWVPYVGGALKTAGFTDIRFVDAMTDYIADDVLAQIIAQHQPDVVLATAITPMIYQSQKTLKIVREVCPQAKTIMGGVHPTYMYNEVLNEAPWVDYIIRGEGEEITVNLLKAIANGTVESDRQNILGIAYLENGKAIATPANPPIADLDTLTPDWDLLAWDKYIYTPLNVRVAVPNYARGCPFTCRFCSQWKFWRKYRSGSPKRFVDEIEILVKKHKVGFFILADEEPTINKPKFIALCNELIERNLGVHWGINTRVTDILRDEQELPLYRKAGLVHVSLGTEAAAQLQLNLFRKETTIEQNKRAIQLLKQNGMVAEAQFIMGLENETPETIEQTYHMALDWKPDMVNWNMFTPWPFSELFEELGDRVEVRDYSQYNFVTPIMKPNAMEREDVLKGVLRNYARFYLRKTFEYWFVKDSFKRKYLLGCLKAFAQTTLNKRFYNLKRVKYKGLHTEVELGFDESKILTREQIVQRKQQHPELTADTDFSGNISACGAPNDLPEYHEDEQDVPTMKI is encoded by the coding sequence ATGCGGATCATGATGATTCAACCCAACTATCATTCTGGTGGTGCCGAAATTGCTGGTAATTGGCCGCCTAGTTGGGTACCTTACGTCGGTGGCGCATTAAAAACAGCAGGCTTTACAGACATCCGCTTTGTTGATGCCATGACAGATTATATCGCCGATGATGTCTTAGCTCAAATCATCGCCCAGCATCAACCGGATGTCGTCTTAGCGACCGCAATCACACCCATGATTTACCAATCCCAGAAAACGCTGAAGATTGTCAGAGAAGTCTGTCCCCAAGCCAAAACAATCATGGGCGGTGTGCACCCGACTTATATGTACAATGAGGTACTCAATGAAGCCCCTTGGGTAGATTACATTATTCGGGGAGAAGGAGAAGAGATTACAGTCAATTTGCTCAAAGCGATCGCTAATGGTACTGTGGAGAGCGATCGCCAAAATATTTTAGGTATCGCCTACCTAGAAAATGGTAAAGCAATCGCCACCCCAGCTAACCCCCCAATCGCTGATCTTGATACCCTCACTCCAGATTGGGATCTTTTGGCATGGGATAAATATATCTATACTCCCCTCAATGTGCGGGTAGCTGTACCTAATTATGCCAGAGGTTGTCCCTTCACCTGCCGTTTTTGCTCCCAGTGGAAATTCTGGCGCAAATATCGTTCCGGTAGTCCCAAACGATTTGTCGATGAAATCGAAATCTTAGTCAAAAAACACAAAGTCGGCTTTTTCATCTTGGCTGACGAAGAACCCACCATCAACAAACCGAAATTTATTGCGTTATGTAACGAATTGATTGAGCGGAATTTGGGTGTCCACTGGGGAATAAATACCAGGGTGACAGATATTCTGCGCGACGAGCAAGAATTACCACTTTACCGTAAAGCCGGACTAGTTCATGTTTCCTTAGGAACAGAAGCAGCAGCACAATTACAGTTGAATCTTTTCCGCAAAGAAACCACCATCGAACAGAACAAGCGCGCGATTCAATTATTAAAACAAAATGGGATGGTCGCCGAAGCCCAATTTATCATGGGGTTGGAAAATGAAACCCCAGAGACAATTGAGCAGACCTATCACATGGCGCTCGATTGGAAACCAGACATGGTGAACTGGAATATGTTTACACCTTGGCCATTTTCCGAATTGTTTGAAGAATTAGGCGATCGTGTAGAAGTCCGAGACTACTCACAGTATAATTTCGTTACCCCGATCATGAAACCAAACGCCATGGAACGGGAAGATGTACTCAAAGGTGTACTGCGAAACTACGCTCGATTTTACCTCCGTAAAACCTTTGAGTATTGGTTTGTGAAAGATTCATTTAAGCGTAAGTATCTTCTTGGTTGTTTAAAAGCTTTCGCCCAAACAACTCTTAACAAACGCTTCTACAACCTCAAACGAGTCAAGTATAAAGGTCTACACACCGAAGTAGAGCTAGGCTTTGACGAATCGAAAATTCTCACCCGTGAACAAATTGTGCAACGCAAACAACAACACCCAGAATTAACAGCCGATACAGACTTCTCTGGTAACATTTCCGCTTGCGGTGCGCCTAACGATCTCCCTGAATATCACGAAGATGAACAAGATGTACCGACTATGAAAATATAG
- the rbfA gene encoding 30S ribosome-binding factor RbfA — translation MATNRRVSRVAELIKREVSQMLLNGIKDDRVGTGMVSVTDVDVSGDLQHAKIFVSIYGTDEAKAETMAGLKSATGFVRSELGARVRLRRTPEVVFIEDRSIERGTKVLSLLNKLKDERPSTDLLKNDDNDGDEDDGDEFF, via the coding sequence ATGGCTACTAATCGCCGCGTTTCCCGCGTTGCTGAATTGATTAAACGGGAAGTTAGCCAAATGCTGCTCAACGGTATTAAAGATGACCGTGTGGGTACAGGGATGGTCAGTGTTACTGATGTTGATGTTTCTGGCGATTTGCAACATGCGAAAATTTTCGTCAGTATTTATGGTACGGATGAGGCTAAGGCAGAAACAATGGCTGGTTTGAAGTCAGCAACTGGTTTTGTCCGTAGCGAACTCGGTGCGCGGGTCAGGTTGCGTCGCACACCAGAAGTCGTGTTTATCGAAGATCGTTCGATAGAACGTGGTACTAAGGTACTATCTCTTTTGAATAAACTCAAGGATGAACGCCCAAGTACAGATTTGTTAAAAAATGATGACAATGACGGGGATGAAGATGATGGCGATGAATTCTTTTAA
- a CDS encoding DNA adenine methylase — protein MISQISPVIHPRPFLKWAGGKSRLIQQYIPYFPANYQTYYEPFIGGGAVFFYLQPSAAILTDINAELITTYRCVRDRVEDLICLLQEHQNRHNRDYYYSVRANIAKTELEQAARLIYLNKTCYNGLYRVNSQGKFNVPLGRYNNPHICQENLLRAASKTLANVEIAQADFIDVLSSAPNSNDFVFCDPPYHPISSTSYFTSYSQNSFHAKDQERLRNVCAELASRGVKVMICNSDCELIRNLYEEINFKIYPIIAARSINSNPKNRGMVYELLITSY, from the coding sequence ATGATTAGTCAAATTTCTCCAGTAATTCATCCGCGTCCATTTTTAAAATGGGCAGGTGGCAAAAGTCGATTAATTCAGCAATATATTCCCTATTTTCCGGCAAATTATCAGACATACTATGAGCCATTTATCGGGGGTGGCGCTGTCTTTTTTTATTTACAACCATCCGCCGCTATCTTAACAGATATTAATGCTGAATTAATTACTACTTATCGCTGTGTTCGAGATCGAGTTGAAGATTTAATTTGTTTATTGCAAGAGCATCAAAACCGACACAACAGAGACTATTATTATAGTGTCAGAGCAAATATTGCTAAAACCGAATTAGAGCAGGCGGCGCGTCTAATTTATCTCAATAAAACCTGTTACAATGGTCTTTATCGAGTCAATTCCCAGGGCAAATTTAATGTACCTCTAGGTAGATACAATAATCCTCACATTTGTCAGGAAAATTTACTGCGAGCAGCTTCTAAAACTTTAGCCAACGTTGAAATTGCACAAGCAGACTTTATAGATGTACTCAGTTCTGCTCCAAATTCAAATGATTTTGTCTTCTGCGATCCGCCTTATCATCCTATTAGTAGCACCAGTTACTTCACTAGTTATAGTCAAAATTCTTTTCATGCAAAAGACCAAGAGCGCTTGAGAAATGTTTGTGCAGAATTAGCGAGTCGTGGCGTTAAAGTGATGATATGTAATTCTGATTGTGAGTTAATTAGAAATCTTTATGAGGAAATTAATTTCAAGATTTATCCTATCATCGCCGCCCGCTCGATAAATTCTAATCCTAAAAATCGAGGCATGGTTTATGAATTATTAATCACGTCATATTAA
- a CDS encoding PD-(D/E)XK nuclease superfamily protein produces MAMTQGGRANKSGNILEGNVEAILNGHNYFQIGNHVTQEYLLTANLLTKRYAKQVYIGTGIYQTILKVDFYVMGLPLIPSGLIIECKWQESGGSVDEKFPYLNLNIQNHYPAPTIVVIGGEGMRDGAVGWMKQQVNYNQNLLAVYSLDRFIAWANKHG; encoded by the coding sequence ATGGCTATGACTCAAGGCGGGCGGGCGAATAAATCTGGAAATATTTTAGAAGGAAATGTAGAAGCCATTTTAAATGGACACAATTATTTTCAAATAGGAAACCATGTAACTCAGGAATATTTACTAACCGCCAATTTGTTAACTAAACGCTATGCCAAACAGGTTTATATTGGTACGGGAATTTATCAAACAATTCTCAAAGTCGATTTTTATGTTATGGGTTTACCGCTAATACCATCGGGATTAATTATTGAATGTAAGTGGCAAGAAAGCGGTGGTTCTGTTGATGAGAAATTTCCTTATTTAAACTTGAATATTCAGAATCATTATCCTGCACCAACTATTGTAGTTATCGGTGGCGAAGGGATGAGAGACGGTGCTGTGGGATGGATGAAGCAACAGGTTAATTATAATCAAAATCTCTTAGCAGTTTATAGTTTAGATAGATTCATTGCTTGGGCAAATAAACATGGTTAA
- a CDS encoding DUF751 family protein produces MFDGFWDNVFRYPRYLITIVLGIFLNTFEPLFPLLKRPVTLIALFGLFVGGLAFITFTLRAMLGLGTI; encoded by the coding sequence ATGTTTGATGGATTTTGGGATAATGTTTTTCGCTACCCTCGCTACCTGATTACTATCGTCCTAGGTATTTTCCTAAACACCTTTGAGCCTTTATTCCCGTTGTTGAAGCGCCCTGTTACTTTGATTGCTCTTTTCGGTTTATTTGTGGGCGGTTTAGCTTTTATTACTTTTACCCTACGGGCGATGCTAGGCTTGGGTACAATCTAG
- a CDS encoding DUF4327 family protein, whose translation MSVNTVPSINYYSLDVIQDEARRLVQKGMISRQQPIYTLCQYIPAREWVCVECELEKCDFLLRDRIGDLIGREEWDND comes from the coding sequence ATGAGTGTGAATACGGTGCCCTCTATCAATTACTATTCTCTGGATGTAATTCAAGATGAAGCACGCCGACTGGTGCAAAAAGGAATGATCAGCCGACAACAGCCAATATATACACTCTGCCAATACATCCCAGCAAGAGAGTGGGTTTGTGTTGAATGTGAACTAGAAAAGTGTGATTTTTTGTTACGCGATCGCATTGGCGATTTGATTGGTCGGGAAGAATGGGATAACGACTAA
- a CDS encoding AAA family ATPase encodes MEVSYIPELIQQMLQPGFYPHAVTEPIQLIQTHVSYVLLTGDYAYKLKKPVNFGFLDFSTLDKRQHFCQEELRLNQRGAAELYLEVLSVTQEGEKYFLGGAGEPVEYTLKMRQFPQECLLSSLFANGKLSEADFEELGRVVAQYHAKTETNDYIRTFGQVPQVQAAFDENYQQTEKYIGGPQTQTQFDETKAYTENFFAHRQELFQSRIQNHYIRECHGDLHLRNIALWSGKTLLFDCIEFNESFRFVDVVYDLAYVVMDLAAQQRQDLSNAYLNAYVEQTGDWEGLQVLPIYLSRQSYVRAKVTSFLLDDPGVPAAVKEEATKTAAEYYKLAWEYTKPKQGQLILMSGLSGSGKSTTARYLARQLGAVHVRSDAVRKHLAGIALLERGGDEVYTPEMTEKTYARLLALGTILASQGFSVILDAKYDKQQLRQEAISQAEKLQIPLKIVNCTAPVEVLQARLVNRTGDIADATADLLASQLQQAEPFTDAETAYVKIIDTTQPLQAQLIEVISS; translated from the coding sequence ATGGAAGTGTCATATATTCCAGAGCTAATTCAGCAAATGTTACAGCCTGGATTCTACCCCCATGCGGTGACGGAACCAATTCAACTGATCCAAACCCATGTTTCTTATGTGCTGTTGACCGGAGATTACGCTTATAAGTTAAAAAAGCCCGTAAACTTCGGCTTTTTGGATTTTTCCACATTAGATAAACGGCAGCATTTTTGTCAAGAAGAATTACGCCTCAATCAAAGAGGAGCCGCGGAATTATACTTAGAAGTGCTATCGGTGACACAGGAGGGAGAGAAATACTTTCTGGGGGGAGCGGGAGAACCTGTGGAATATACGTTGAAGATGCGTCAGTTTCCCCAAGAGTGTCTGTTAAGTTCCTTATTTGCAAATGGTAAGTTAAGTGAGGCAGATTTTGAAGAGTTAGGGCGTGTGGTGGCTCAATACCACGCCAAAACTGAGACGAATGATTACATTCGCACTTTTGGTCAAGTCCCACAAGTTCAAGCTGCATTTGATGAAAACTACCAGCAAACCGAGAAATACATCGGTGGCCCGCAAACGCAGACACAGTTTGATGAAACTAAAGCTTACACTGAGAATTTTTTCGCCCACAGACAAGAGCTATTTCAAAGCCGCATCCAAAATCATTACATTCGGGAGTGTCATGGGGATTTACACTTAAGAAATATTGCGCTGTGGTCAGGTAAAACTCTACTGTTTGATTGCATTGAGTTCAATGAGTCATTTCGGTTTGTTGATGTTGTGTATGATCTGGCTTACGTAGTTATGGATTTGGCAGCGCAGCAGCGACAAGATTTGAGTAATGCGTATTTGAATGCTTATGTAGAGCAGACTGGTGATTGGGAAGGTTTACAGGTACTACCTATATATTTAAGCCGTCAGTCTTATGTGCGGGCTAAGGTAACTTCATTTTTGCTCGATGATCCTGGTGTACCAGCAGCAGTGAAGGAAGAAGCGACTAAAACAGCGGCTGAATATTACAAGTTGGCTTGGGAATATACTAAACCCAAGCAAGGACAATTAATTTTGATGTCCGGGTTGTCTGGTTCTGGTAAGAGTACCACAGCGCGGTACTTAGCACGTCAACTGGGAGCAGTTCATGTCCGTTCCGATGCAGTCCGCAAACATTTAGCGGGAATTGCTTTGCTAGAACGTGGTGGAGATGAGGTGTATACGCCAGAAATGACTGAAAAAACTTATGCACGGTTGTTGGCATTGGGAACTATACTAGCTAGTCAAGGTTTCTCAGTAATTTTGGATGCCAAGTATGACAAACAACAATTGCGACAAGAGGCAATTTCTCAAGCTGAAAAGTTGCAAATTCCCTTAAAAATAGTCAATTGCACAGCACCTGTGGAAGTTTTGCAAGCGCGTCTAGTTAACCGCACTGGCGATATTGCTGATGCTACCGCTGATTTATTAGCGTCTCAACTCCAGCAAGCAGAACCTTTCACTGATGCAGAAACAGCCTACGTAAAAATTATCGATACAACTCAACCGCTACAGGCACAATTAATAGAAGTAATTTCCTCATAG